The Panicum virgatum strain AP13 chromosome 3N, P.virgatum_v5, whole genome shotgun sequence genome includes the window AAAGTAGTGAACTAGTGGATTATCAATCGTCATACAACACGTATCTATGACTTTGTTGTAAATGCAGACTTCGTGAACAACATAAGCAAGAATTTCAATGTTTTTTTACAAACACCAACAAAGTGTTCTTTTATCAAGAATTAAAAGACACTATGATCAACTAGTGATTTCACAATGGGGAACATAATAATACCTTGATTACTCCATTTTCCACCATAAATTTTCCAGCAGCTATGGTAGCACCTCCAGCTAAAAAGCTTGAGTGCTGAAATACACCTTTCTCCTTCTGGACGAATAAATCAGGTTAAAGAAATAAATATGGCCCTAAATCATAAGCTTGCTTCTGTAGCATTGTAAGTATAGAAGTCAAGTCCTTGAAATGTAGACAAGTTACCTTGCCAGCATAAAGTCTTCTTGCTGTGCTCACAACAAAAATCCATTTAGCTCCTTCAGGACCCTGGCTTGTATCTAGTGGTTCTCCAGATTGTTTATGGATAACCTTTCCCTCGTTAATGATGTATTCATAGAGCTCACGCTCTATCTGCAGAACATTATACATTTGTTAGAACTTACATACATCGTACCTAGTTGCAGTAGGTTTAGTAGAAACCTGATGAAGAGTTTGTgtaaaagtatatatatatatatatatatattcaaattGGCAGTGTGTTGTGTTTCAAGTCAAATGCATTTTTGCATAGTCATGACAAATGAGAAAAAAATGGATAAATATCAGAAAAGAAAGTAGGTCAGGGCATGGCAGATCACACTCATGTTTCATATAACACAATAACTGATACTTGAGGCTATGTAAATGGAGCTTGTATATAAAGAAATATAATATTAGtaacaaaaaaaacttgacctgcggaGGGAAAGACCACCCCCACggcattgtattaagaagaagatcttctcacacaggtcaagaaaacccccgaaccctgcCCCCACCCATACATAGTggcccgtcgccttgtgagttaggccggaCCCAGACTATGCTTTGGACATGAGGACAGACGAGGGGATTTTTACCCCTGCACTACCAACCGGAAAAATCCGTCCCCAAAGGGGACCGAACTCCGGCCGGCAGGCAGGGGGCGCTACTGAGCCCTGCTAGCCAGTTCAGCCTCGCTGCCGTTTGCAATATTAGTAACAAGATTACAATAATATGCAACACATGTTGGAACAtgagaaaatatttttgaaaagctGAACTTATGTTTACATTAAAATAAAAGTGGTATTCAATCACAAAAGCTTCAAGAAATTAAATTGAGGCTTTGTCGTAATATTTTGATATGGATATAAAGCATGATTTCTAGATAAATATAGCCTGAACATTTCTTACAGGGCCGAGATATTTTATGCATTGCTTCTTGAGCAGAGTTCTTGGACACTCGGGAAGATCTACATCTTTTCCATCCCCAACATCAAGCCTGCAAATGCAAGTGGACTTGCTGAAATTGCAATGCAACACAACTAACAATATAAATTGCTCAAAGGATGTTCTATGTGCACATTTCTTTCTAATAGGAAAATATGCAAATGCAGTATATGTTTTCACCAATAGAAGAAGGGATGGCCAGCTTGGCTTTGGCACCAAAAATCGTAGTAGAAGTGCAGGTTGTGCCCAGATCGATGTCGAGGGTCGATCTACAAAGCAACACAGATATAATGCTACTATTGAGAGTAGCTAATAACAAAAAGAATTATACAGAGGCAGACACCTAAGTTAATACCAAATCAACTTTAGATCGAAAGTAGCATCTTTTCAACCCACATCCTACATGTAATTACAAAGAGTAATACTGAACTAGAAACAATAATAGTGAATTTGTAATAATTATACTCACAGCCTCGACCCAATGTTGGAAAGCCAACTTGAGAGCCTTGCTATCTCTGGAGAGACCTTGACCAACCTGTGTGAGCGATGTCAGAGAAGTCAAAACAAAATGAGAGTTCCCAACACAATGAACATTTGTGAGGTAGGAATTGATACCTTAGATGCTTTCAGGCTAACACGATTCCAGTGTGACGTTGCAGTCTTTGGCCTGGGTTCATCGAAGAAGGAGATAGTGCTATGGCTGAGCCGCGCAAAGTTCAACGCTTGCCACCTTCATTCCATTCAAACTCAAACTCTTTACTTTTTCGCAGAACTTGTTTGAACACACATCAAGGAGAATTATTTCAGTTTTCTTCTGGGACACAAGAATCTCCAAGAAAGAGATATTTTAATGAAATCCAAACAATAAAAAGTATCAAGAACCAAACCCAAAAAAGAGAAGTGAATCAGGAAGATAAAACTCAAATTTCCTATATATGATGTCATCTGTACAAGCAAAGTTGTACTAAAGGAGACGTTGAAACATCTCTAGTTATTTTTTTCGAGATTGTCTCACGGACATATTTCAGTAAGAGGAATAGGAGCATGGATGGGCGTTGGTGTTAAATTGAAGGATTTTTCTCATATTTATATGGTGTAACTCTTAAGCTTCTATTGTGTGTGCTGctcttgtttcttttttctttcactTTGAGATCACTTGAAATTGAAGGGAAAATTTCCTacaccttttttttaaaaaaaatcctacaccttttttattaaaaaaatctcTATCTAGTGTTTTTCTGAAAATTCTGGCCAATTTATTTTCTGAAAATCTCTATTCGCCATTTGTTAAAAATTTTAACAGTTTTTTAAAAAtgaatatttttatttagtatttttttctatattttcaaTGATATTTTTTGTCTtttgaatttttattttataattaaaaattcatacaattttttttaaaagattgGCTGGAGCGCTGCCGATGCATTTAAGAAGGAAACAAACGAGTTCAACAAGAGTTTAATTTACATATTCTGCTTTGTTAAGAAAGAAGGATAAGAGGTGAATGGAAAAGGGCTGGGAAAGCGCTGTCGCCTGCATATTAGTAGTCCGGTATGGGCGTATATATTTTACCTTTTCCAATAAGATTCAACGGAACAAACCTGAAGGAATCTCACGCAAGGAAATTAAGAACGGTAATGCTACAGTAGCAGAGGAGGAgaattgtttcaaaaaaaaagtaaaggagaggaaaagaaaaaaattctatAGATGAAAGTTCGTTCCCACGGCGCACAGGCAGGCTGTCCACGTCGGTAAAAATAACTTTCACCGTCAGATGGTAAATCAAGCGCCCGTATTCATTTCACTAGCGATGCAACTGTAGCAGTAAATATCTCTACTTCTAGAGCTTTCTTCTCGCCTCGCGAAGACAGCCTCGTCTCTACTCGGATCCAGCCGTCTTCATCTCCACCCCACGCGGCCACGCCTGTTGCGGCAGGCGATGCGCGGggtgaggcggcggccgccgcggacgtGCCATGGAGATGGGATTGGGGGACCCAGCGCTCCCAACCCAGcctgacgccgccgctgccgtggcCCGGCGTAGTTTCTCCTGCGCcagcgcctccccctcccccgcggCTGCCCGGGCCATGGCGTCCCCATCCTCATCATCCGCGGCCCCTCCCCATACACGACGCTCGTGGGGCGCGTGAGCTGCGAGCGAGAGATGAAGCGCATCAAGTTCATCGACATCGCCACTTCCGTCCCCAACCATCGCACCGCCATGGCCTTCCTGGACGAGGTGCTTCTCCCTCCGGCTTGTGTCTACCGTCCAGCGAGGTCATAATTCCTCTTATGCAGCCGTTGTAGAATCTGTGGTCATCTTATAGCGTTGCAATTTCGATTTAATTCCAGTGCATATCCACTTTTCCCTACCTGGTAACTAATGCGTAGCAATTCAAGTACTACAAATGCTACATCGAGGAATTTATTCATGCAACTCCAAACCAGTATTTCCACTAATCCGCACAGCAAACTTATCCAAGCAATTTTCCCCCTTTTCTAATCTAATGGACAGATATTATATCTACATATAATGCTGCGGATACTCTCATTTCCCAAGCATTTCGTTATATTACATCCAGCCAATGAACAGAAACTACCCAACTTCTACTACTATTAATTTGCAAGACTTTTAGTATGACCTTCACTTCCAAAATTTgatattttcttttatattgACTGAGTCAAATACCATGCAAATAGCTATGTTCCTCATATATATTTCAATTGAATCAGACTTCGTATTGTAAACTGGAAAAGAGTTAAAATAAAGCTGCACATGCCTTCTATAAATTTAGAGATTCCTAATTCTTTGTTTGATTCTTTGCAGGCTATAAACTCAGCACCAGCCAGCAAAAAATTTCATCAGGGGAAATAATCAGTATATATGTTGATGTTCAGATGGAATTCTTGGCTGACCTTGTTAAAGGCTGCTGTTACGTACTGCCACTTGCCATACCTATTCTTAGTTAAGAAAAATGTTGAAGATAATTCCATTCTTTATGGAGTGGAATTTGAATTAGCACAATTAGAGTAGTTAGTAAAGGCTCGTTAGATACTTTAGTGACCCACTTTATCAACTGGATCCATGCAGGTTAGAGTGCCAGTTCTCTTATTATGCAACTGGTAGCACCTTTACTGATACACTTTATCAACAACATTGAATCGACATGGTTTAAGTTTGAGCCTTACTCCTATTAGGATTCTGGTTCAAATTTACAAATTGTTTCTCCCATCAGGACCACTAAAATAGATAATCAGTTGGAGCTGTGATGGATCTTTTGTTTCTAGGTATACCAAGTTAGAACCATAAAAACACCCTTCCTATCTCTATGATTAGCTCAAAATATTACTCACACATAGATGGCTTGCTACGATATTGCTTACAGCGTTTGCTACTTATACACAGTAGTAGCTTGCAAGCTTTGAAGATTATTTTGTtatggttttcttttttttttaaatgtacCCTTTTAATAACATAGTTTCCTTTTTCAGAGTTAATCTTATATATGACTGATTGGGATATACACATATGTAGATTGATATTTGCACCTTCACGTATCTTTTAGACAATTAGTTCAACAGAACAATGCAAAACTCACCACAAGAAGGGATTCATTTTCAacaaaggtaatttcataatgttttttttccaaatgCATAGTTGTAGATCAGATAAGGGAAAAGGGGCGTAGGTGATAAGCTCATTCAGTTTATGAAACATCATTATTGGACCTTAACCCCACAGAATTGATTTTATCTGCTCTGATATTAACTCTTTACCTAAATTTATTTTCTTAGCCCTTGGGTTTCATGGACTGAGATACTACTTGTGTTACTAATTCTAGAGAGATCAAATAATGGATAAGTTCATATCTTGCCTGATCTTTTCAGAAATCATCGGTAGGACATGCAAGCCTAACATGTAGCTCAAGTGTCCATCCCCTCTTTCTATTTCAGTTCTGATGCACACCGCTTGCTTGTTGTATTGCCTGCGCAAAGATCGAGTATACATTTTCTTTAATTAACTGCTTTTCAGTTCTATGCATTTGCATACTCTATTTCAGCAGTACAAGGTTGAATGATTGACTAGCTAGATCAGTGGTGTGTGACGTCGTGATGTGTGAAGACGCAATTAGTAGCagacaaaaaaaaactgctTACTCGGCTGATCGCGTGAAACTAGGTACAAAAGAGTTTGAAAATAGGTACGAAAATAGTgtgaaaacataaaaaaaattatccttCGTATGATCACTAACAACACGGTTCACTGCTCACTTGCAGGTATTCGTGTTCCAAGTATGAAAACGTTGACAAGTTATGCTTCCTCTTGTCATGCTGATCATATAAATGGCCTATCATAGAAGAGTTCTTGTTCTTGACCTATGATGACATTGCACGTGTCCCACAAATTACTCCAGATCTGTAGCATACAATTGGACTTGTGCTTTTTCCAGGTTCTCCTCTCCTTGTTTACTCCGACCATATCCTCTTCTGGTAATCTTTTACCAGTACTTTGTCAAACGATTCTGTGTAAAGCAAAGAAGCCTTGCTCTTCTACAAAATCTTGATATTCCAAGATCATTCAGCTTCTATCAAACGATTTATGTAAAGTCAAGAAGCCTTGCCCCcagataaaaatatttatattccAGGATAATTTAGCTTCAATCAGCAGCGTCACCAAAGTTGATTAGTGGCCTTCGGCACTTAGAAAGGAGAAACTTTATTACCATCGCATCATGTACTATGGTCTGAACATTTctatttattactattttatTTCTTACAAAATACACGCCTACTAACTATTTTACTAATGGTATGTTGCTCCAACACCAAATCTCACAGGGATCCTAACTTCCTGGTAAGTTCCTATGTAATCAACTGCTAGAACTCTTTGGCACGATATCATATCTTTCATTGTAATATAACTGCAACTGCAAGtactattatatttttttataataaagCCAGTAaattcttttcctctacaatcACAATCTACTAAATTtacaaatttcattattcagaTCGATGGCCAATTAACAAATAAGTTATGGTCgactaaattaaaaaaaaacttgtccAATACTTTAACGCACATGGATTGCATCTATTGTATGTACCAAGTGAGGGGATTATTGGCCCATTCAACAAATACTTGAAGGTTTGACACATTAACAAATCTCAGACATACTATGGTGGTTTTCATACAACCAATTGTGCTTTTGGATGCCAACAATTgcagaaagggaaaaaaaacacGAGATACAAAGACTTTAGGAACGCGCACGATAGCGCGCGTATGCACTAGTAATAGAAAAGGGTACTGGGATCTCGTTACCAGAGCTCCTCTACGACGACGGCGGAATCGGCAAGCTTCCGCCTGGTCCGGTAGCCGCCGTACACCGTCTGCAGcttggcggccgccgccgcgccacccacGCTGCCGCCGTTCCCCGCAGCCGGGCACCTCGGAGAATCCGTAGCATCCAAGCCGGCCGGACGCAGAGCCGCATCCGCCTCCATTTTTCTATCTCCTGATTTCTCCGGTGATCGCGCAAGCAGAGTTTGGTTTGGTTGGGGGAAGAATGGCTGCAGCGTTCAGGTCATCAGGGAGCAGGCGCAGGTACTAGTGGAGCATCACATTGTCACGgcccgtggccgccggcgatcgccgtgGCGTGAGAAGATCCAGTAATGGCACAGAGGTGGGAGagggggcgggcggcgagccCTGAGCCCAGCAACTTGTTTCTGAAGAAGGTCAATGCTGGTTCACGATACAAGGAGCTCGGCCTATATGCGCGAGTCCGGACACTCACACTCCGGTCCCATTACAGACGACAGCACTGGTAAAGTAACACAAATGCCAATCACACATTCGATGGCGTAGTGTAGGTTCCCGCTTCCTCCGTGTGCGTTACACCTCCCCCGGCCGAAGAAGTTGCTTGTCCCCAAGCAACAGCGTCTGGAAAACGCTCTTTGACAACATAGAGATCTTCCCATGTAGCTGATGCTTCCGGTAGATGACTCCACTTGATCAGTACCTGTGGAACCGCTTGATTGCCCTTTGTGACCAGGCGGCGATCAAGGATTCGTTCTGGTTGAAGATCGTGAACACTAAGGTCCACTAGCTTAGGCAAATCAGAGTAAACTGGTGAGTAGTTAGGAGTAAAAGGTTTAAGTTGAGAAACATGAAATACCGGATGGAGCAAGCTATGATCAGGTAGTGCCAAGCGGTAAGCTGCCGAACCAATCTTCTCCAGGACTTCGAAGGGGCCAAAGAACTTGAAAGACAGTTTGGGATATGGCCGACTGACCACTGACTGCTGAACATATGGTTGGAGTTTCAGTAGTACTTTCTCTCCCACACAAAACTGCCGGTCTGAACGGTGGCGATCGGCCTGTAACTTCATGCGGTTCTGAGCTGTGGCCAGGTGGTCCTTTAGTTCAGCTAACTGTGTCTCCCGAGTCAGCAAGAATTTTGAAGCAGAGGATTGTGGCAGGTTTGGAATAGGTAGCATGGTGCCTAACTCAGGATCATACCCATAAAGTGCTTTGAACGGGGAGCAACCCAGAGAAGTGTGGTAGTTGGAGTTGTACCATAATTCGGCGAGGGCCAGCCAGGATTTCCATTGCTTCGGGGCTGCATTAACCGCACACCTTAAGTACATCTCGAGACATTGGTTCACCCGTTCCGTTTGGCCGTCAGTTTGAGGATGGTAAGCCGAGCTCATCAGCAACTTGGTGTCCACCAGGGAAAACAATGCACGCTAGAAAGTACTAGTGAAAACCCTGTCGCGATCAGACACAATCGACTTTGGGAAACCATGCAACTTAACCACATTGTCCAGTACCACTTTAGCAATCGCTTGTGCTGTGAAAGGATGCTTGATAGGGAGAAAATGACCATATTTTGTAAACCTATCCACCACCACTAAAATTGCATTGCTGCCATCAGAAGTTGGGAGACCCTCAATAAAATCCATGGACCAATCCTTCCAAGCTCCCTGTGGTATAGGCAGAGGCTGGAGGAGTCCAGCAGGATGGGTCAATTCATGCTTGGCCTGCTGACATACTTGACATTGTTTGACAAATTCCTCAACATCTCTTTTCATCCCCTTCCAATGGAACAACTGTTTCAGTCTATGGTATGTTGCCTTGCCTCCTGAATGACCTCCAATAGCAGAAGAATGTAGGGCTGTGATTAACCTTGTTTGGAGAGCTGAATTGTTAGCAATCCAGACCTTGTTGTTATACTTAATCAATCCTTGTTCGAGACTGTAACCTTCTTCATTTGGGCTGTGGACAGCTAATCCAGTGAGCAGGGACTGAGCTTTGGGATCAGTGACATAAGAATTTAGAACTTCTTGTATCCAAACTGGGTGGACCTCAGATACTGCCTGTAATGAGAACAAGTGTCCTACCCTGGACAGTGCATCCG containing:
- the LOC120666853 gene encoding IQ domain-containing protein IQM3-like, encoding MVGDGSGDVDELDALHLSLAAHAPHERRVWGGAADDEDGDAMARAAAGEGEALAQEKLRRATAAAASGWVGSAGWQALNFARLSHSTISFFDEPRPKTATSHWNRVSLKASKVGQGLSRDSKALKLAFQHWVEAIDPRHRSGHNLHFYYDFWCQSQAGHPFFYWLDVGDGKDVDLPECPRTLLKKQCIKYLGPIERELYEYIINEGKVIHKQSGEPLDTSQGPEGAKWIFVVSTARRLYAGKKEKGVFQHSSFLAGGATIAAGKFMVENGVIKVLLCSPL